A window of Ranitomeya variabilis isolate aRanVar5 chromosome 2, aRanVar5.hap1, whole genome shotgun sequence contains these coding sequences:
- the LOC143804181 gene encoding cleavage stimulation factor subunit 2-like, with product MAGLNIRDPAVDRSLRSVFVGNIPYEATEEQLKDIFSEVGPVVSFRLVYDRETGKPKGYGFCEYQDQETALSAMRNLNGREFSGRALRVDNAASEKNKEELKSLGTGTPIIESPYGDPVPPEDAPESISRAVASLPPEQMFELMKQMKLCVQNSPQEARNMLLQNPQLAYALLQAQVVMRIVDPEIAVKILHRPNVVPPLLSGNQQAVQGPNVPLTQPIAPGPGGQPAPVGGMHVNGAPPMMQPLPMQGGVPGPINPAQGPILQGVPMPDPRAPLQRGPPAPSVPPRGLLGDGPNDPRGGTLLTVTIDEQPNRGYLPPPLQGGVPLHHDRGPATLEIRGGPMGEPPRVMIGESRGAPMMDPRAPTLDARGPRDARPMEPRPMDVRGPGPAPSSRGPGPMPGPMPGMQVPGSVGPQPPRPVPNVPAPSGQGGFSPGQNQITPQDHEKAALIMQVLQLTSDQIAMLPPEQRQSILILKEQIQKSTGAP from the coding sequence ATGGCGGGATTGAATATTCGCGATCCCGCGGTGGATCGATCTTTACGGTCAGTTTTCGTTGGGAATATTCCATATGAGGCCACCGAGGAACAGCTGAAAGATATATTTTCTGAAGTCGGGCCTGTCGTCAGTTTTAGACTGGTGTACGACAGGGAAACTGGTAAACCAAAAGGCTATGGCTTCTGCGAGTATCAAGACCAGGAAACTGCTCTTAGCGCAATGCGTAACCTCAATGGCAGAGAATTCAGTGGCAGAGCTCTGCGGGTCGATAATGCCGCCAGTGAGAAGAACAAAGAGGAGTTGAAGAGTCTGGGCACTGGGACACCTATAATTgagtctccgtatggtgatcctgtGCCTCCCGAGGACGCTCCAGAGTCCATAAGTCGAGCTGTCGCTAGTTTACCCCCTGAACAGATGTTTGAGCTTATGAAGCAGATGAAGCTGTGTGTGCAGAATAGTCCCCAAGAGGCGCGAAACATGCTGCTGCAAAACCCGCAGTTGGCCTATGCCCTTCTTCAGGCTCAGGTGGTCATGAGGATTGTGGACCCAGAAATTGCTGTGAAAATCCTTCATCGTCCAAACGTTGTGCCACCATTATTATCTGGAAACCAACAGGCAGTTCAAGGTCCCAATGTTCCCCTAACTCAACCAATTGctcctggtcctggtgggcagcctgCACCCGTGGGGGGCATGCATGTGAATGGCGCTCCACCAATGATGCAGCCACTACCGATGCAGGGTGGAGTTCCAGGACCCATAAACCCAGCACAAGGGCCGATTCTTCAAGGTGTTCCTATGCCAGATCCTCGAGCCCCTTTACAACGCGGCCCTCCTGCACCTAGCGTCCCGCCACGTGGTCTTCTCGGAGATGGCCCCAATGACCCACGAGGAGGAACATTACTGACAGTAACAATTGACGAGCAACCTAACCGTGGATATCTGCCACCACCGTTACAAGGGGGTGTGCCACTGCATCACGACAGAGGGCCTGCAACCCTTGAAATTAGAGGGGGTCCTATGGGTGAGCCACCTCGAGTTATGATTGGAGAATCGAGAGGAGCCCCTATGATGGATCCACGTGCACCAACTTTGGATGCCAGAGGCCCTAGGGATGCCAGACCAATGGAGCCTCGACCCATGGATGTAAGGGGCCCAGGCCCTGCTCCCTCATCAAGGGGTCCTGGTCCTATGCCTGGTCCCATGCCCGGAATGCAAGTACCAGGATCGGTGGGTCCACAGCCCCCAAGGCCCGTTCCTAATGTTCCAGCGCCCTCTGGACAGGGTGGCTTTAGCCCTGGACAGAACCAGATCACCCCACAGGACCACGAGAAGGCCGCTCTGATAATGCAGGTCCTGCAGTTGACCTCAGACCAGATTGCCATGCTGCCACCGGAGCAAAGACAGAGCATCCTCATCTTAAAGGAGCAGATTCAGAAATCCACAGGAGCCCCATGA